CGCCGATGAGGTTGTCAGTCACTTTGGATGCCTGCCCCGAGCCCGTGAGTTCGATGCAGCTCCCGCATTCAGCCAGGAAGTTGCCACTGACACTAAGGGCGTCCGTGTCCCGCACCACCAGCCCGTGCTCCAGGTAGACCATCCCCATTCCTTCAACCCGGCAGGAATCATTGGCCGAATCGAAGCGGATACCCGTTTTGCCGTTCACGTAAGAGTTCTGGTTCGAATTGAAGGACACACCGTCGAGGCAAAAATTCTGAAAGACAATGGAACTGAGTCGCGGGTCGCCGGTTCGGTAAACCCTGAAAGCTTCAGTGTTGCCGTCCGTGTTTTCGACTCGGATGCGGCTGCCGCCGGGGAAGATTTCGTGCCAGCTGGAGGTGTTGCCGGCGTTGTATCGGATGCTGCTGGACGTGAATCCGTGCCCTGAGCCGCGGATGGTGAGGAAGCTGATGTCCACGTTGACACGGGTTTTCAAGGAGTAGTCGCCCGGCGGGATGTAAACCACCGCGCCGGGTTTGGAGGCCTGATTGGTCTGCTGGGACTTCACGTCCGCGATGATGCTGTTGATGATGAGCCCGATGTCGTTATAGGGCGTGGCCGACGGATTCCCGGGGACCGACCAGGTGGTGACGTCGTAGACAGTGGTCATAGCGTGTTCTCCTCACATCGTTGGGGGTACTGCTTTATGGCCGTGCGTTGACTGCTTGTGTGTTGCTTCTGTTGCCTTGATGCCGGGTTTTACAGCATTCCGATAATGGCCCGATGCCCTTGCGCGGCGTGGGTGCTTCCTTGGCTTTGATGCGGATTTGGCGTGTCCGGCTTGTTCTTAGCCAGGGCCTCCTTCGCTGAAAGTACGACGGCGGTTGCGGACAGTGCCGCTGCCGGGAACAACCGGAGGATGCTCCTTCGGCTGAGGGGCTCGGATGGGTTCATGATTCTCCTTTGAACTTGTCGGTTGACTGGGCTTTGTACTGGGACAACAGGGAGTTAACTGGGCTTGGCGCAACTGTCAGCGGGAAGCAGTGCACCCCTTTACGCCCGCGCACCCGTTCGTGGCAAGCGCCGCACCACTTCGCGCCGATCGCACCCCGGAGTTTGGCTGCGCCCGGCGGGTACGGGTGCGGCCCCGGGTAGAGGTGCGCCCCCGGGTACGGGTGCGGCCCCGGGTAGAGGTGCGTCCAGCGGGTACGGGTGCGTCCAGCGGGTACGGGTGCACACCCCGCCAAAAGTGCAGCCCCGACGCCCCCAGAGCCCAGCCAAAACAGCGGCCGAGCCAGCCAAAATATGCCAAAACGATTTGTCGAGTGGCGTCGATCACTTTATGGCTTAGGAATTCAGGCCGTCAAGT
The Paenarthrobacter ureafaciens genome window above contains:
- a CDS encoding NosD domain-containing protein, with translation MTTVYDVTTWSVPGNPSATPYNDIGLIINSIIADVKSQQTNQASKPGAVVYIPPGDYSLKTRVNVDISFLTIRGSGHGFTSSSIRYNAGNTSSWHEIFPGGSRIRVENTDGNTEAFRVYRTGDPRLSSIVFQNFCLDGVSFNSNQNSYVNGKTGIRFDSANDSCRVEGMGMVYLEHGLVVRDTDALSVSGNFLAECGSCIELTGSGQASKVTDNLIGAGYVGFSIFAEGHMGLLVSANNVFPRGKSSVHFKDCTRSSITANRFHAFYPGMVNFEGNCTENLIGANHFLRQVEPFDPLKPYNNGLDDLFGLVHVAGSGNTVTGNHFSYDVPSGSVTPSGQKPTIILVASGANNYIAANNTISSVAANTVVLDGSTTGTKVLDSGGAGEFVHYTSSYSFRATP